The following coding sequences lie in one Arachis ipaensis cultivar K30076 chromosome B03, Araip1.1, whole genome shotgun sequence genomic window:
- the LOC107633395 gene encoding protein FAR1-RELATED SEQUENCE 5-like — MWYVSRFIEEHNHELLLSKFVEYLRSHRKISDFEKAQLNSMRKIGIIIPKIYESFAAQVGGFNMVSFTKQDRPSKQLCDLFWSDGASQEDYRIFGDVLAFDATYGRNKYNLPVVFSGVNHHNQTCVFGAAMVSHESQESYNWVLERFLECMKGKTPNAIITNGDPAM, encoded by the exons atgTGGTATGTGTCTCGATTCATAGAAGAACACAATCACGAGTTGTTATTATCAAAGTTTGTTGAGTATCTGAGGTCCCACCGAAAGATTTCTGATTTTGAGAAAGCACAGTTAAATAGCATGAGGAAAATTGGTATAATCATCCCCAAAATATATGAATCGTTTGCTGCACAGGTTGGGGGCTTTAATATGGTTTCTTTCACTAAACAAGACAG GCCGAGTAAGCAACTTTGCGATCTGTTTTGGAGTGATGGAGCTAGCCAGGAAGATTATCGGATATTCGGTGATGTACTTGCTTTTGATGCAACGTACGGGAGAAACAAGTACAACCTACCAGTTGTGTTTTCTGGGGTTAACCACCACAATCAGACATGTGTTTTTGGTGCTGCCATGGTTTCACACGAATCACAGGAGTCGTATAATTGGGTATTGGAGAGGTTTTTGGAATGCATGAAAGGGAAAACACCTAATGCAATAATTACAAATGGAGATCCGGCAATGTGA